The DNA sequence ACTGAAAGCCGAGATGTTCAATTCGTCGGCCATCTTATCGGTACCCATGATGACCATGGCCACGGACGCCCCAATGGTATCCATGTCCTGTGTCCCAAAAGAGCCCGCGGATTCAATGACAAAACCGTCTTTCCCGACGACGATAATTCCCCTGACTCCGGGCACCTCGAGCATTTCCTGGAGTATTTGAGTTGAAGTTCTTTTAACGACCATTGAGAGTCTCCCTTCTGATAGCCTGATGGGAATCGTTCAAAAGGATTGGAATCTTCCAGTCCTTGTGTCCCCGTGCCTTTCATTCAGAAACGACAAATTCGCCAAAAGGGTCGCCAACCTCGATACCCTGAGTCTGTTCACACTTGAATTTGCCCATGCCGTC is a window from the Deltaproteobacteria bacterium genome containing:
- a CDS encoding roadblock/LC7 domain-containing protein, with product MVVKRTSTQILQEMLEVPGVRGIIVVGKDGFVIESAGSFGTQDMDTIGASVAMVIMGTDKMADELNISAFSTLTFEAPDAMIMCVPVGDALLVILAPDSKTLGMIRLYVKKFVPVLADFF